TTTCTAAAGTAGATTTCTAATACAGTTAAATGTTATTAATATGGTAATATAAAGTTAAATTATGTAATTCGTGAGATAAATGGGAGAAATACATGACTATCTTTGAGGACATTAAAGCAGATAGGGATAATTTAACTTACACACAAAAAGGTATAAATCCTGTATTTTACACTCCTCAGAGCGCAAAAATTCTGATTATTGGTCAGGCTCCCGGTAAAAAAGTGCAAGAAACAGAAATCATGTGGAATGATGCTTCCGGAGATAGATTACGCGAGTGGTTGGGTGTTGATAGAAAACAATTTTACGATTCTGGTAATTTTGGTTTTATTTCGATGGACTTTTATTACCCAGGAAAAGCAAAATCAGGTGATAAGCCACCGCGTGGTGGTGTAGCAGATAGGTGGCATCCAAAACTTATTGCTGCAATGCCTAATCTGCAGTTAATTGTTTTAATCGGGTCATATGCTCAAAAATATTATCTACACTTGGCTC
The Leuconostoc suionicum genome window above contains:
- a CDS encoding uracil-DNA glycosylase family protein is translated as MTIFEDIKADRDNLTYTQKGINPVFYTPQSAKILIIGQAPGKKVQETEIMWNDASGDRLREWLGVDRKQFYDSGNFGFISMDFYYPGKAKSGDKPPRGGVADRWHPKLIAAMPNLQLIVLIGSYAQKYYLHLARTEKITDVVKNYKSYLPKYFPIVHPSPRNNIWLNRNPWFGKEVVPRLQAKVSNIIKEK